ACGACCTGAACGCTCTTACGCTGCCCATGGTGCGCCAGTTGTTCCGATACCTAGGGGCCTGGGAAAAGGATTCGGCAATCCGTGCCGTAGTTCTGCGTGGGGCAGGCAATAGAGCCTTCTGTGCCGGCGGCGACATCCGCCAGCTATATGAAAGCCACAGGACCGGCGATAACCAGCACGAGTTGTTCTTCGAGGAGGAATATGCCCTCGACGAATACCTGCACAACTACCCCAAGCCAGTGCTCGCGCTGATGGATGGTTTTGTCCTCGGTGGCGGCATGGGCTTGGCCCAAGCCGCCACACTGCGGGTCATCAGCGAACGCACCCGGATGGGCATGCCGGAGGTCGGCATTGGCTTTTTCCCGGATGTTGGCGGTAGCTATTTTCTACCGCGTCTGCCGGGCGAGCTGGGGCTCTATCTGGGCGTGACTGGCACTCAAGTGCGCGCCGCCGATGCTATTTACAGCGGTCTGGCCGACTACTGTCTGTCTAGTGCGCGGTTTCCCGAACTGGACAAGACCCTGGATCAGATGACGTGGAGCAGCGCACCATTGGAAGACCTCAACAGCCTGATCAAAAGCCTAGCCAGCGAGCAGGTCCTCGGGTCAGAGCTGAAAGCCTATCGTCAGGCGATAGACCAGTATTTCAACCTGCCTGATCTCCCGACAATTCGTACGGCGTTGCAAAGCGAGGAACGTCCCGAATTGCTCGACTGGGCCGAGGAAACGGTTCGCCTGCTCGACAGTCGCTCGCCATTGTCCATGGCTGTGACCCTGGAGTTACTGCGCCGCGGACGCTACCTCAGTCTCGGTGACTGCTTCGCAATGGAACTGCACCTAAGCTACCAGTGGTTCGACAAAGGCGACCTCATAGAGGGTGTCCGCGCGCTGATCATCGACAAGGACAAGAATCCGCAGTGGAACCCACCGACCCTGGCAGACCTGGAGCCGGTAGGGATTCAATCCTTCTTCAGAGGCTTTCGCCCAGCCACTGGCAAGCCTCTTCGTAAAGCCTGATCGAAGGTAGGTAACGGCAATGCGTGATACGCAGAGCTAAGTAGATAACAGCGAACTACTCCATCCCTTGCACCCCATGCCAGCGGTTGAGTGCATAAATCGCTGATTTTTCATCATTATCTAGGCACTCACTACAACCGATGTCCTATGCTAGCTGACGAATTTCAACGATTTCCGGCAAAACTTCCTGAGTGCCTCTCGCGGTGGCCGCAGAAGGACTTAACCCACTGTCCGGAACGGGATGGCCACTACAGATCAACCTTTCCGGACCAGATGCCGTGATGCCCCCCTTCGCCCAGGAGCAGTTTCTGAATTCGCTGTTAGCTACTCGCGACAGCATATCGGGCGAGTTGGGGAGCTTAAAGAGACAGCTGTGAAGCGCCAAGAACAGCTGATTGGCGAGTACTGAAAGTTGGAGGACTACAGCGCCCCTCGTCGATTAACCACCTGCCGAATGTGACAGCCCGACTCACACACGCGGAGGAGATGCTGATGGCGGCGTTGATGTTGTTTGCGATGAGCTACGCGGTCATGCTACCCCAGCAGCAACCCATCCCCGATTACAGAAACGCTGCAATCATCAGGTGACAGATCACGATGGATCGGAGGCCAGGCGCCGTACCTGACAACCGATGACTCGTCCTCCATGGCACGGCACCGGTTGCCTGATGTTGCCCGCTAACTAGTCCAATGCCGCTCGACTGGTTACGCCGTCCACAAGGCGCTGGATTCCCAGCGGGTTGGCGCTCTGTAGGGCTTCAGGGAGAATCTCATCCGGGTAGTTCTGGTAGCACACCGGACGCAAGAAGCGATTGAGCGCCAAAGTGCCAACCGAGGTACCGCGAGCGTCGGAAGTTGCCGGGTATGGTCCGCCATGGACCATGGAATCGCACACCTCGACACCGGTCGGGTAGCCGTTGAGCAACACCCGACCGGCCTTTACTTCCAGTAACGGCAGCAGGCCACGGAAGGCGCTCAGGTCGTCGCGCTCAGCGATCAAAGTAACGGTTAGCTGACCGTGCATGCTCTGCAGCGCGCGGGTCAGCTCAGCGCTGTCGGCGACTTCGACGACAATGATGGTTGGGCCAAACACTTCTTCCTGCAGCAGGTGGTCGCCTTCGAGCAACATGCTGACATCCGCCTTGAACAGTTGCGGCTGCGCCTGGTTGCCCGCCTGCTCACTACCGGCCAGGTGGATAACCTTGGCATGGGCCTGCAGATTTGCCACGCCACTGGCGTAGCTGCGCAGGGTGCCGGCATTGAGCATGGTCTGCGGCGGCTGGCTGACGACGGCGTCTGCAAGCTGGGCGACGAACTCGCTGAACTGGGCACTGCGAATACCCAGGACCAGACCAGGCTTGGTGCAGAATTGACCGCAACCGAGCACTACGGAACCCGCAAGCTCCTTGGCCACGGTGGCGGCGCGTGCCTGCAGCGCGCCAGGCAGGACGACCACCGGGTTTACGCTAGACATCTCGGCAAAGACCGGAATCGGCTGCGGACGGGCCGCGGCCAGGTCGCACAGTGCTCGGCCACCCTTGAGCGAGCCGGTGAAGCCGACGGCCTGAATCGCTGGATGCTTGACCAGCGCCTCACCGACGCCAGAACCGAAGATCATGTTGAACACGCCCTTGGGCATGCCGGTCTTATCAGCAGCACGGATGATAGCATCGGCCACGCACTCGGCCGTGGCCATATGGCCGCTGTGCGCCTTGAACACCACCGGGCAACCGGCGGCCAGTGCCGCAGCGGTATCGCCGCCGGCGGTTGAGAAGGCCAGCGGGAAGTTGCTGGCACCGAACACCGCGACCGGGCCAACGCCTATCTGGTATTGGCGCAGATCCGGACGCGGCAGCGGCTTGCGATCCGGCAGAGCGCGGTCGATACGCGCACTGTAGAAGTCGCCACGCCGCAGCACCTTGGCGAACAGGCGCATTTGCCCGCTGGTGCGTCCGCGCTCACCCTGAATACGAGCCGTCGGCAAGGCAGTCTCGCGGGTCACCAGGGCAACGAAGTCGTCACCCAGGGCATCCACCTCGTCGGCGATAGCGTCGAGGAATTCGG
The genomic region above belongs to Pseudomonas benzenivorans and contains:
- a CDS encoding enoyl-CoA hydratase/isomerase family protein, whose translation is MSNILSCVLADVRNGVGHLTLNRPDDLNALTLPMVRQLFRYLGAWEKDSAIRAVVLRGAGNRAFCAGGDIRQLYESHRTGDNQHELFFEEEYALDEYLHNYPKPVLALMDGFVLGGGMGLAQAATLRVISERTRMGMPEVGIGFFPDVGGSYFLPRLPGELGLYLGVTGTQVRAADAIYSGLADYCLSSARFPELDKTLDQMTWSSAPLEDLNSLIKSLASEQVLGSELKAYRQAIDQYFNLPDLPTIRTALQSEERPELLDWAEETVRLLDSRSPLSMAVTLELLRRGRYLSLGDCFAMELHLSYQWFDKGDLIEGVRALIIDKDKNPQWNPPTLADLEPVGIQSFFRGFRPATGKPLRKA
- a CDS encoding aldehyde dehydrogenase (NADP(+)), with the protein product MLNLTGHNYIGGERRAAGSIEHRSLDASSGEALPYAFIQATPEEVDAAAQAAAEAYPLFRSLSALRRAEFLDAIADEVDALGDDFVALVTRETALPTARIQGERGRTSGQMRLFAKVLRRGDFYSARIDRALPDRKPLPRPDLRQYQIGVGPVAVFGASNFPLAFSTAGGDTAAALAAGCPVVFKAHSGHMATAECVADAIIRAADKTGMPKGVFNMIFGSGVGEALVKHPAIQAVGFTGSLKGGRALCDLAAARPQPIPVFAEMSSVNPVVVLPGALQARAATVAKELAGSVVLGCGQFCTKPGLVLGIRSAQFSEFVAQLADAVVSQPPQTMLNAGTLRSYASGVANLQAHAKVIHLAGSEQAGNQAQPQLFKADVSMLLEGDHLLQEEVFGPTIIVVEVADSAELTRALQSMHGQLTVTLIAERDDLSAFRGLLPLLEVKAGRVLLNGYPTGVEVCDSMVHGGPYPATSDARGTSVGTLALNRFLRPVCYQNYPDEILPEALQSANPLGIQRLVDGVTSRAALD